The sequence CGTCTTCAAGGTTTGACTTCCTCATGCCCGCTCACGCGATCCAAGAAACAACACCTCACCCAACCTTGCTCCCTCAGTCCCTCCCTCCCTCCGCCCGTCACAGAACCTCTCAAGACGAGCGTCCACAGAGCTCGATCATCTCCGCTAGCTACCtcgagagaaaagaaaaagaatctaTCTTTACGCTGGAACCGCTCCAAAATTTGGCATTTTTTTCACCTTCGCCGATCTCGAAAGGAACTCCTTTTCTAAACCCTATTGTGTATATCCGAAGGAGAAACCCTCGCCCGACTTCTGTCACAGAAGAAGTAGGAGGCAAGTAAAGCAGAGAGGCAACTCACCCGTGGTCGAGGCGggagaagggaaggaggaggCCGAGAATGGAGCGATCCGGCAGCGCGGGGTCGGCGGTGGTGGCGATCGAGTGCGTCGCCGGGAGCAGCAGGGCAGACGAGTGGGGCGGCTGCAACGGGGAGGAGGCGGCGCCGTTGCGCATGGGGGACATCCTCGAGGAAATCACCTTCGGAGGGTCACCGCCCGCCCGGGCACCGTTCAAGGGCGGGCGGGAAGCCGTCATGAAGCTCCTTCACGCCGCATTCCAGCGAGGCGACTCTTCTGTCCTCGTGCGGGCCCGCCATGGCGAGCGCTCCGCCGCGCCGTACCTCGAGCTCCACGCCTGCAGTTCCTCCTTCTCTCCATCCGCGACCCTAACTACGCCATCATCGCCCTCGTCGACCGATCCGAGTCCGAGTGCATCGCATCACAAggtaaagaaaacaaaaacaagaaacaAACCCAAAACGAAGATATAAAGGACACTTTCAAAActatttcttttctttccaaaTAAATCATTTATAGCAATCATAAGGAGTCTTTGCATTTATCTTCTTTAGTTGATATAACCCTCTAAATATTACATGCTTAGATTACTTGTTACCTTTCATCAGCTAACCGTCATGAAGCTCCTTCCCGCACCGTGAACACGGGAGAACCGACCAACCTTTCGGACTCGGCGAACACTAGTCTGTGTGAGGTCGAGGACTACCATCTCGTTTATAGGGTTTCATCGACATATCGTCTGTAACGGACGACGACAGCGACGAGGGCGTCGAAGCTCCTCGTCGTCTCACGGGTCGGGAACGAGAAGGTGCTTCCCTGGATAGTCACGACATCGGGCGCCATCCGCTGCTTCGACACCATCTCCCTCAGCCATAAGCTCTCGCTGCACCGGCACGCACTGAAACCCATTCTGCTTCACTTGCTCATGTGGGACGCGTCTGCGTCCGCGGTTCCAGGAGTGGTCGAGCAGCACGAGTCCCCTGCTCTGGCGCAACCCAGAGTCTTCGTGCCGCGACCTTGCTTGCTGGAGGTCCGACGGCGCCGCCACAACATTTCATGTCGAGGCATCCGTCGGAAGAGGAGGAGCAGGCGAGGTTTCCCCCGACGCCATTATCGGCAGGTACATGGTAGTAGATGTGTCGTTGAGATTCCGCTACTCGAACGCGAGCAGCGACTGATTCTTGTGCACCGTCCTTTCCAACCAGAACTAATGTTTATTTAAGACTTTTGGCGCATCTTGTGCACCCTAGGAGTGGCATTAGCCTTTGTTCTTGTCATGGCTTGATGGCTACAGCCACGATAGATGATGGTTGCTGTTCCATTCTAAGATTTCCATAAACGCTGACTTATATGCTCTGTAAGCACCAGAATACATGGCTTCTGAGCAAGACAATGAACTTTTAGGAACATCTAATTCAACACATTACTCATCAATTAAGCACTAGATTAATTGGTTTCAACAGCTGTTCTATGATGTTTGCCTATGACAAATCACATCAAATCAATAGCAATTCAATCAAGAGATAATACAAATCTGCAACACCGAGATTTAGCAGAATAAAATTCTCCCTTTCAAATAACAGGATGAGCACGAAACAAAAACTCGAGATTCTTCTTGACAGTCAAAAGTATTGCACATACCAACTAGTTTGAAAAATAGAATTGTATCAAACAGAAATGGAGAAAAAACTTTTATATTTAGAAGACAAGCTCATGAGGTTTCATTCCTGACCTAAGCGAAAATCTAGCACCTAAGTAGGCCTTCAAGTCTGGGACTGCTTCGATGGCTTTTATCAATGGGCCATCCACAGCCTTTTGGTCATCCTTCTTCTCCTGAGGGAGAGACTTGGTTTCCTGCATTTTCCAAGAGAAGAAAAGGAGTATGAGCAGGAAAACAAACAAAGAGACGCCACCTATAATCGATCAACACATTGATCCAAGGACAGACCTCTTTTTCAGTCTCGAAAAATTCACCTTCCCCCTTCTTTGtcttctcctttttctccttGGCGAAGTATTTGTCATGGAACTTGTCAGCATTGACTCCCGATATGTCAACCTTGGTAGATGTCGCAATGACGTAAGATTGATTTACTCTTCTTAGAGGCACTCCATTAATCTTAAAGGGGCCTACAGCATCCAGATTAAGTGAGACAGCAAAACCAAGAACATAAAATTCCATGCTAATTCAGTCTGCTACGAAAAGCAAGAATCAGCAATATCAAAGAACATTCAATATTCTTATACGAGGCAAATAGGATTGTTACACACTCATTTCAAACAAATAACTACTGTTATTTGACTTCATATTTCGCCTGCAAAGCCTCAGAACAGACAAAGTGAATATGCTATTGGACAACACTGAAAAGGAACAGGAAGAAATTAGACTACAGGATATGCCTCTTCATTCGTTTAATTTGACTTTGTTTATTCATGCCTCAGCTTTGTGCTGGTGGGTGCAACGGGGTTACCTGCCTTTCAAAAACAAGTATGAAGCTCTCAGTCACAATACACCTTATTTGTGTCTACAaccataagagagagagagagagcttaaaAAACCAGCAAAGCAAGGCATTAAAACATCGTTTATCAGAAATTGGTGGGTTAGAAAGAATCGGATTAAGTCGCCATTAGAACAAACTTGATGCCCAATTCATGCTTGGAATTAGGGTTGAAAACACTAACAAATGTATCAGATATTGAGGAAACCAAATCTATTTTCATCAGAACTGGTGGTTCGGAAGGAATATGATTAAGTCAATAAGTCGACAAACATGATACCTGGTTCAGGCTTAGAATCATGGTTGAAGATGGTCAGTTATATGCAAACTTTGATCTGTATGCTTTTACTCAAATACCGGTACTAGAGTTATACTAACTCCTGTTAATGATATTTACTAAACGTAGATACCAATCTGATGTGGATGTAGGATGCGATCAGATTTAAGGCAGATATACATGTGAACATCAGATGAACCGAAGATCTCTATCTTTGATCTCCAATGACTTTGGCAATCTTGATCATGTCACAGAAGAAACCATTCAACATTCTGTCAATATGTATTACTTAAGCATGAGTCATCTCTGATCTCCATTCTGACAAAGTGGCCAAAATTGTCAATCAGCATTCAACATTCTGCCAAAGTTATTGGAgaccaaagagagagaaagagacgccACTTTGTCTAGTTAGAGGAATCATGAATGGCTATTCCTTTCATGAAAATTGCCCGACGTAAGATAGTGACCGCATGCAGAAATAACAAGGAACTAACATATTTTGTTATCAAGAAATTAACTTGACGTCATTACATACTCTTCAAAACAAATTTCTACTAGTATGTAAAGAAATCACATAATGAAGAAATACCCATCTATCGTTGCACACAAGAGGTTCAGAAAAGAAGCAAAGGATCACTCATGTCAGCAGATGATGTAGTAGGTAAACAGAAGCACAACACACCAGATTAACACATCCAGAGACACTCACCGGTAACCAGAAGAAGTCCGGAAGGCAGCTGCTTCAGGAAGACGACCCTCTTTCCCATGAACCTACCAGCGAGAAGGATCAGAACAGTCCCCGGAGTGATGCTTGCCCTACACGCCACAATAAGCATCACAAACAGCGAATTTGAGCAACAAGGGAAACAGCAAGACACAGAGAACAACCGAAAGTGACGGCGGCGAATCCATGTACCTGAGCTTCGTAGGTTTGGGCTTGCGGCGATTGGGGATGGGAGTCTTGACATCGTCCGCGGGGTAGAACTTCGGGGGCTTCGCGGACGACTGCGCGGGCTCCGCGGGCTTCGGGTCGTGGTGGGGGAAGGAGCCGCCGTTCTTGGCCTTGATGGCCCAGATCCCGCGTTTATGGTACATCTTCGACCTCGAGAACTTCCCGATGCCTCGAATCAGGCTAGGGTTCCGGCTCGCTGCCCTCACTTTCTTCGGCGCCGCCATTGCAAGAGCGATAGACCGGGAAGAGCGAGAGGAGGACGAAACCCTGGCACGCGGCGAAGGAAAACAAGGGTGAAAGATCGGGCGCTTTTTATTGGAGGTGACGGGAAACCCTAGTCCAGTGTAAACCGATCTAATCAGAATCATCTGTAATTTGATGGACGGTCATGATTCTACCCTAGAAATGAGGTCGAACCCATCGTAATAAACAACAATGAGTAATGGATGTGAGCCCCTTGAATCAGATCATATATTTTCAATcaataaaataataacaataataacaacaacaaaccaTAGTGTCCCAACCTGGGTTAGTTCCTTAGATCTATCATATATTTTATACTGATTTTGTTAGAAAATAAGTAGAAATGAGATTATTTGTCCAACAAGGGATTGTAATTGGGATACGTGACAAAGAAGAATATGAGAATAAAGATGTGTTGCAGATTAGTGATATTAAAGacagaattttctttttttttttggctacttaatataaaaagaaagaaacttgtAGTCAAACTTTTGAGTGCAATGGAAATTAATGTGATGGTTGAAGAACATGTTCACAGCAAACTTTGCATATCTTAAAACAAGGATCTGTCACTTATCAGTGACAAATGTTATGCAGCTTGTAATAAATAATCCTTGGATGAGTCTGGAATGTAAAGGGTAGACTGAATAAGATTTAAGGTCTCATCACTTGTAGGCCTGTTTCAGTCCAAATCTTGATAGAACAGTGCATACAGGCATCACCAGCTAAAATGTGAATCAATTCTTTAAACCTCATTAGATGTATAAGTACCAGTCCACAGCCTTCTGCTCTTAGTGGATTTTGCTAGTTCTCCCTCTACTGAGAGCTTCAGAAAGAGCTAATATGTTATTCTATCTGAGACATTCTAAAACAACTGAAGATAGAAACATATGCAGTGATGATAATTTGCCATTGTGTTGGTTATATCCACTGAGTTTATTTTATTGAGGTGGAATGTCTTTCACATTGACAACAACAAACAGTTCATAGTAATATGAAACTCTGACAGGACAAATTCAATTTCTGCACattcaaattttttgaaaaaCAACAAAGATATGTCTCAACTAATTGATCGGATAATAGAATGGTGTCAGATATTCCTAATCTGAAACAAGTCACAAGCATTTCCCTCGATGAAAATAAGGGAAACACCGTAGGTACCAACTCATCTTTGTAAATAGGCTGTGGATTTTGCAGTTATAGGGAGATATCAAAGTGAAGAGAAGATGGGAACACCTGGTAGAGTGGCACCTGCATCAACGATGAAGATATTTCCAGTTACATATTCAGATGAGTCATGGATCAGATAGCGGACGACTGATGTAATTGCCGGATCTGATGTACCAAATGTTCTCAAAGGGATTATCTTTGTTGCAACCTTATTGATCCACTTTTTCCGCACGAGGCTCTCTGTTATCTCAGATTTGAATATCCCAGGGCTTATTGAGTTCACTCTGATGTTATGGACTCCCATTTCCAAAGCCATAACCTTCAAATTACAACCACCTTGGGTGAATATTGaatactccaattactctttaGAACTTGAGACAAATTTAATTATATGCCAACAAAAAAACTGATGCATGTTTACTTCCAATAAAATGCGAATTACTTAAGCATGAGTTATTTTTTCAATGTAAAGAGCTGAAACTCAAGAGTAATTTTATAAAGTCCATGTTGAGTTGGAAAGAGGGATGTGAAGAACCCATTCTTGCTAGAGTTAGTAATAGTACCTTAGTAATTGCATTAACACCTTCCTTTGAGACAGCATATGCTATGGCTCCAGGCAACTTCCCACGATTGAGGCCAGAAATAGAAGAAATGTTGATCACAGTTCCTTTCAGCTTTGCATTAACCATCTGTTTGCATACATACTTGGTTACTAGCCATAAGCCAGTCAGATTAGTTGCAAAAGTGGCATTCCAGTCCTCTTCCGGCCAATCTAGTGGGGAGTAAACACCACCTGAGGCAAAATACACGAATCAGATGCAACAGAAAATAGATAGGCGTGAAAGTAGCTCACCACGAGGAGCAAGTTTAGAAATGTGCAGGTAACAAGAATCAAACAAGACATTGTTAGTTAAACATAGAAAAAACTAAATATGATCTGTGTAGGCCtttcaatatatgtagttttTCCTGAGAGAGTGAGTTTCAATAAAATGATCATACACAAATAAGCACACTATCTAATTAGATTCATGAAAACAATGGGACATGGGCACCAAATGCCAGTATAAGTGCAATCAAGATTGAGTCACTATAAAAGTCCCCACAACAAACACCACTTTTTATTTTTGAGACATATATGAGCAGTATATGCACCTTTTTTTTCTTCACCTTCTTGTATTCTATTTCAGCCTTTTGCAATGAAATAGGATCATAACCTTTTTtctaaaaagaaggaaaaataaaaaagatacaaAGGCCCCCATGATTAGATTAAGAATCATAACATGTTACTGCTCCTTGTTCTGCTTCTCGATTATGCCAGTCTAACAATAATAATGACTGTTGATACGACATATTTTGGGCCCCGGACACGTCACAGCTGACGCCACATGCCAAGTCAGAACCGTACCAAGAAGCTGTTCCGTATGTCCTGTACTGAGAGCTCGGGGCGGTGTCATCTGGCGCTGCTCCGTGCGTCCCGGGACGGCGGCCGGTCAGAAGtgtcgtcccatccctcgaggGTCAGCGGCCATGCTGAATCGACGCGCTACCGACCCTCATGCAATAGTATAAAGCCCCTAACCGGCCTccggccagagagagagagagacataaaAAAATAATCCACTCCACACTGGCTTGCTCGTCGAAGGGGCCAAAGCCGGGAATCCCCCAGCGAGGACCATTTTTTGCAGGCGAACGACCACCCACGAGCGGCGAGCATCTCAACCCAGGGGACGCCATCCACCGCGCAACAGAGAGCTGTCAATCGACCCAGATCCCGACCAATgccaaccagcactccttccCGAGGGCGCGGCCAACTCATCATCCAGCTCACTCTACAGAAAACTCCTGACATCGACCCGCggacctaaccgtgctgactcatcagccacggtatATTTGTTCGCTAACAACTGTCATAGGTATTCCTCAACCTTGGCTAAATTAATCATCATCTATTCAAGAGTcctctctttttccctttttaaggaAAAGTTCATGGTTGAGGAGATACAATTCTTAAGCTAAGGAATGTTAGGTAAGTAACAAGTGATTGGAAGATTAACAAAAATGAAACACTGATACGTGCTTAAGCCAAAGATTCTTAGTCTGAAACAGTAGATTAGAAAATCTGCAAAAGCATAGAACACATAAAAATGCCTAATTTATGAAAAATCAATACAAGTATTATTGTGCAAAAATGAGTACTCTTAAATTAGTTCGAATGTCGACGATTGAAGCATTGACGGCAAGTACCTCGAACCCCTGCATTGTTGATCAACGCATCGATGCGGCCGACGGCGTCCCACGCCCTCTGGACCGCTGCCTCGATCACGGATCCCCCGGTGCTCACGTCGAGCTCAACGGCCACGGACCGCGCGGCGGAGCGGGCCGAGAAGGAGGAGGAAGGTGGCGGCAACGGCGAACCGGGGCCGTCGATCTCGTCGCAGAGGGATCGAAGGCGATCGATCCGGCGAGCGGTAGCGACGACCCTGCAGCCGGCGGCGGCGAGGTCGAGGCAGATCTCGCGGCCGATGCCGGAGGAGGCGCCGGTGACCATCACTACCTTGCCCTCGAGTCTCCGCCACGGCGGTCGATCCATCTCCTTGGAGTTCCGTTGATCACGTCAGCAACACAAATCTTATGGCATAGCGTTTCTTAATTCTGAATCTTTCTCGTTTGGTTTGTTGTTGaagtaatgtttttgataatatgagttgttatatatatatatatataaatatatatatatatatatatatatatatatatatatatataaacgagaaaTAATACGAGACGTAAGTATTCGGGAAAAATCTGACACACTGTCGCACAACGAGACACGACGGCAGATCGCACGTGCGAATCCAACACGTGTCCGCGACATTGGGCCGGCACCGCCACTGCGGGTCCAACCGCGTCCACGCCGCGCTCCATCACCGTGCCCGCAAATACGACCAAGAAAACAAGAGCGCACGCAAGTTCTCCTTTTTGCCTCTCCCTTTCCTCTTCGAGTTTTAACCCCGTCTCTACtcgttccctctctctctctcctctctctctcgctttttGTTCCCGTCTCCCTATCTCTCTCCGCAAGCCCCCCTCCCAGATCTGGAAAGCTCTTGCCCAAAGGCCCTCCTCGGATCACTTCTCATCGCCCGGAGTCAATCCACCTGGGGGAGTCCTATTGCGTATTAGATCTCGAAAGGTGCGTTCGCTGAGTTTTCCCCCTTACATTTTGGATCCAGGAGAACTCTGAAGTCGAGATCTATTCCCCCATGGTCTTCCTGGTCTCTTATCTGAGAGCATAGAAGCACATGAGAAATCTTCGGGTAGTTGTTCCTGCCGATTATTGAAAGTCGCTGGGACCTCAATAAGGAGCTGGAAGTTGCTGCAAGCAGATAGCTTTTCTGTTGACTTGAGTCTGTGGCTGATTTATCTTTGTTTCATATAGGGGAACGGATGTTTTGGTGCCAACCATCTTCCTGAAACTTTGCCATCAAACAAGATTTGGATAGTAATTTGGAGTTGATTTTATGTGTAAACGCAGAAAACATTGATCTTTCTAAAGAATTTGTTTAAAGATCCGATTTTGGTTAGAGTGAGAAATACTCAGTAGCAGATCCTGCTTACACTTTAAAGTTCTATAAATTTGATCAAGATAGTGTACCTAAACAAGTGTTTTCTGTTGATCTCATTGCTAAAAGATCAATTTTTTCTGTAATTATTAGGGAAAGGGGATTGTTATAAGTCATTTATACACAATTTGGTGGTATAGAGTAGGCATTCTTCGAGGACTATCCTTTGGGATTGCCTTTTGACTGCTCCAATAATGTGGAAATTAAAGCAATTCATGCCTAAGGAGCCTAACAGCCTAGAAGGTCGCTTGGTTGAGGTTGGAAACATAAAGTTGCAAGTCCGTAACGTGATCGCTGAAGGGGGCTTCTCTTGTGTCTACCTTGCTCGTGATGCTGTTAACTCATCCAAGCAATATGCCCTTAAGCACATGATTTGTCAAGATGAGGAGTCATTGGGTTTGGCAATGAAGGAGATCTTGGTGATGAAAATGCTAAAAGGGCATCCAAATGTGGTTGCGCTAATCGCACACACTATCTTTGACATGGGCCGGGTAAAGGAGGTGCTGCTTGTGATGGAATTCTGTGAGAAGTCGTTGGTCGCAGTGCTGGAGAACAGAGGAGCTGGTTACTTTGAAGAGAAGCAAATTCTTTTGATTTTCCGGGATGTATGCAATGCTGTTTTTGCCATGCATTGTCAGTCACCACCTATTGCTCATAGGTATGTTCATCTTGTGGTTCTCATGTCTTTCATTTTAACTAATGTTCTCCTTTCCATTTTTTTCTGAATTATGGAATTCTAAAACCAAGATATTTATATATGGTTACCATGTTATGTTGTTTTGTCTCTATATCACTTGCTCTATGAAGTATCACATGACAAAACTGCGATGGTTTTACTTGCCTACTTGTATatctatgtacatatatacatgtgcaaacatatatgaatcatttttataatttagttatCATATTAAAGCAGGAAAGTATCTCTATGATAATATTATCTGAAATCATGAGGATGAAATTGAAATCTAATTCCCCTTGATATGAGAAATATATGCTATGTTTGGGTTCTCTCTTCTGAACTTGTGATTTCTTGGTTCCTTGCATCACCAGAGATCTAAAAGCTGAAAATGTTCTGCTTGGAGCTGATGGAGCTTGGAAGTTGTGCGACTTTGGTAGCACCTCGACCAATCACAAGTGCTTTGACAGGCCTGAGGAGATGGGTATTGAAGAAGACAATATTAGGAAGCACACTACTCCTGCTTATAGAGCTCCTGAGGTTTATCCTATGAACTTATTATTATAGTTCATAATTTTTTCTACCTCCTTAATGTCTTTTCTGGAAAATTTAAAGTACTAATTTTCCTGCAGTTTCTTACTTACAGATGTGGGATCTGTACAGAAGGGAAGTTATCAGCGAGAAAGTAGACATTTGGGTATGCAAGCTAATATATCAACTGCTGTGTCTTTTACTATTAAGGTTTTCTTTTATGACAAGTTTTTCTGAGTTTGTCCGTCAGAGCTAAAGCAATAACTGTCCCCATCAGCTATTTCATCATTTAATTACAGTTCagttaaaaaaaaaggatgatatCTGAAATTAGAACTTCAAGTGTACAATGAGAAGAATACTTGTACTATATATGcatcttaaaattttaaattcctaGCAGATTCTAGAGCTGAAATTTTCTTCTACAAATTTTCTGCAGGCTCTTGGATGCCTTTTGTACAGAATCTGCTACTTCAAATCTGCATTTGATGGTGAATCAAAACTTCAGATACTTAATGGAAATTACCGTATCCCAGACTTACCGAAGTATGGCAATTCTGTTACCAAACTGATCAAGGACATGCTTCAAGCCTCTCCAGAATCCAGACCCGACATAACACAGGCAAGCGCATTGCTCATTAACCATTTGTCTCTGTAAATCTATGTTCATATTTAATGATGGCATGTGCCATAGCTTAAGATGCGAGAAAGCTGACTCTCTTTTACTTTGCCTGAATAATTTCCTACGACAGTTGTGGTTCCGGGTGAATGAACTATTGCCTGTGGAGTTGCAAAATGACTTACCTGTTAGCTCTACATCTGCCTCAACTGCAGGAATGCGATCTAGCCCATCAGGTTTACAAGATGATGGtaagaatattttaattatttgctGAACTCTTGCTTACAAATGGTCATTAATATGTTGTGTATAAAATAAGGTAAATAAAAAGAATTGTGCAACAAATAGATCCATACTCTACTATAGCATAGGTTAAACTTCTATATGAGAAACAAACCATATGGACATAGACATATACTTTGTCTTGCTGTGCTGACTTTAGACCATTAAAATACTTGTGTAAATATTCGTAATTCTTCTGGGTGATCTCCAACTATTTCTCCCTTGTGGAACCAACATTTgcataatttaacattccaagatGGGTTTGCAGTAGCTCAAAGGAGGACCAATTTGGTGTCTCGTAGGAGCCCTCCACCTCCACCGGCTAAAGAACATGCACAGAATATATCACCTCCAGAGACTCAGAACTCCAGATCCTCCTGGAGCGCTTCAGTGGGTGGCGGAAGTGGGGGTCCCTTGGGTGCATTTTGGTCCACACAGTATGCCCAGGATTCACAGATATCAGAGGATAAAGGACCTGTGTTTGATGAGGAGCCTATCAACCGATCAAAATCCAAACACAATCCAACAAACCACTCCAGGGAACACCGAGCCAGAACTCCACCTAGGCACTCTGTCAAGAGTCCTGAAGTTGGTTCCAGTGAGGATTTTGAGATAAGATTCTCTCCCAATGGATCTGAATATGGTCCAGAGAAAACTAAAGTAtccaatcatcaaaccaaaagtaTTTACCAGGATCAGGCATTCAACACATTCGTGGCTGAGTTTGATACAAGTAAGTTCAATTCTGGGAATGCTGTTAGCAGGGCAAGTGATAAGCATAGATCAGTGGAGAAAGAGTTGGAAGAGGATTTGAGTAGGCTGAAGCAGGAGCTAAAGCAGGTTAacggggagaaggaagaaatgacATCTAAATGTGAAAAGTTGTCCGCCATCTGCCGCTCCCAGAGGCAGGAAATCCAGGAGCTGAAGCGTGCTGTTGCTGCAGCAAGCCCCTCACCCCCAAACAAAGAGTCCAAGCCTCAAATCTCTCCTGGAAGCTCACAGTCAGATACGCCAGTATTATTTTTTGCTCCCTGCTAAATTATTGTTT comes from Musa acuminata AAA Group cultivar baxijiao chromosome BXJ3-3, Cavendish_Baxijiao_AAA, whole genome shotgun sequence and encodes:
- the LOC135633215 gene encoding uncharacterized protein LOC135633215, with product MWKLKQFMPKEPNSLEGRLVEVGNIKLQVRNVIAEGGFSCVYLARDAVNSSKQYALKHMICQDEESLGLAMKEILVMKMLKGHPNVVALIAHTIFDMGRVKEVLLVMEFCEKSLVAVLENRGAGYFEEKQILLIFRDVCNAVFAMHCQSPPIAHRDLKAENVLLGADGAWKLCDFGSTSTNHKCFDRPEEMGIEEDNIRKHTTPAYRAPEMWDLYRREVISEKVDIWALGCLLYRICYFKSAFDGESKLQILNGNYRIPDLPKYGNSVTKLIKDMLQASPESRPDITQLWFRVNELLPVELQNDLPVSSTSASTAGMRSSPSGLQDDVAQRRTNLVSRRSPPPPPAKEHAQNISPPETQNSRSSWSASVGGGSGGPLGAFWSTQYAQDSQISEDKGPVFDEEPINRSKSKHNPTNHSREHRARTPPRHSVKSPEVGSSEDFEIRFSPNGSEYGPEKTKVSNHQTKSIYQDQAFNTFVAEFDTSKFNSGNAVSRASDKHRSVEKELEEDLSRLKQELKQVNGEKEEMTSKCEKLSAICRSQRQEIQELKRAVAAASPSPPNKESKPQISPGSSQSDTPPREKIEGNLPELQRGLFPNNPSTPSPDPKPWSAFGDTLVQDTPKSSHPKSVRTIRGTNSNRNNIKQPSASSADEPWGFDQDSFRADSHSSQVPKPSFEGNTSQRFGGGGAGKVKAVETNRPSGWTGF
- the LOC135634349 gene encoding uncharacterized protein LOC135634349 yields the protein MDRPPWRRLEGKVVMVTGASSGIGREICLDLAAAGCRVVATARRIDRLRSLCDEIDGPGSPLPPPSSSFSARSAARSVAVELDVSTGGSVIEAAVQRAWDAVGRIDALINNAGVRGGVYSPLDWPEEDWNATFATNLTGLWLVTKYVCKQMVNAKLKGTVINISSISGLNRGKLPGAIAYAVSKEGVNAITKVMALEMGVHNIRVNSISPGIFKSEITESLVRKKWINKVATKIIPLRTFGTSDPAITSVVRYLIHDSSEYVTGNIFIVDAGATLPGFPVTSNKKRPIFHPCFPSPRARVSSSSRSSRSIALAMAAPKKVRAASRNPSLIRGIGKFSRSKMYHKRGIWAIKAKNGGSFPHHDPKPAEPAQSSAKPPKFYPADDVKTPIPNRRKPKPTKLRASITPGTVLILLAGRFMGKRVVFLKQLPSGLLLVTGPFKINGVPLRRVNQSYVIATSTKVDISGVNADKFHDKYFAKEKKEKTKKGEGEFFETEKEETKSLPQEKKDDQKAVDGPLIKAIEAVPDLKAYLGARFSLRSGMKPHELVF